The Arachis ipaensis cultivar K30076 chromosome B07, Araip1.1, whole genome shotgun sequence genome includes a window with the following:
- the LOC110265150 gene encoding uncharacterized protein LOC110265150: protein MSLAIDPLRKISPWKEAWSIEAKILTIWEDASIVNENMQKLLRMVLMDKQHHKIQATVEDDLITTFIHQLKEGDVLIISDFKVIPNGGLILQKRIDYEYLIDFVGVLCGLKRKTDVECNGKILKVIILEVFADGKKIPYNLVGDCSALIDINSLKKYQRPPVLILQSFKIKVNGDKVSLQNVINVSRVSINLDMQETVNFLN, encoded by the exons ATGAGTCTTGCTATTGATCCTCTTAGGAAAATCTCTCCATGGAAGGAAGCTTGGAGTATTGAGGCTAAGATCTTGACCATTTGGGAAGACGCTAGCATTGTTAATGAAAATATGCAGAAACTCTTACGTATGGTCTTGATGGATAAGCAG cacCACAAGATCCAAGCAACTGTTGAGGATGATTTGATCACAACTTTTATTCATCAGTTAAAAGAAGGAGATGTATTAATTATTTCCGACTTCAAAGTGATACCTAATGGTGGATTG ATTCTTCAAAAACGCATTGATTATGAGTACTTAATAG ATTTTGTTGGGGTCCTGTGCGGATTGAAAAGGAAAACGGATGTTGAGTGTAATGGAAAGATATTGAAAGTTATCATCCTTGAAGTTTTTGCTGATGG AAAGAAAATCCCCTACAATCTTGTTGGTGATTGTTCTGCTCTTATAGACATCAATAGTTTGAAAAAGTATCAGAGACCACCCGTTCTTATTCTGCAATCTTTCAAGATCAAAGTCAATGGAG ATAAAGTCAGTCTCCAAAATGTGATCAATGTTTCTCGAGTTTCAATCAACCTTGATATGCAGGAAACTGTGAATTTTCTGAATTAG
- the LOC110265149 gene encoding uncharacterized protein LOC110265149: MISMFTKIFLVFSWFSRFCLKIVVSHTNGNNIFVLKDREVVQIIKTRCSSFLDNHPELNQESYCKVVPLKLISSLLHKKVVFMVDAMPVDYEMNRSVHIVQQIWDDVSVINVFEAAAEMNEHKIHVLVDSIPEVEDAFSQCGSDHEAVEDLHAF; the protein is encoded by the exons ATGATTTCAATGTTTActaaaatttttcttgttttctcaTGGTTTTCAAGATTCTGCTTAAAGATTGTAGTGTCTCATACAAATGGCAAcaatatatttgttcttaaagaTCGTGAGGTCGTGCAAATAATAAAGACAAGATGCTCGAGCTTTTTGGATAATCACCCAGAGTTGAATCAG gaatCTTATTGCAAAGTTGTTCCATTGAAACTCATTTCAAGTCTTTTGCACAAAAAAGTTGTATTCATGGTTGATGCCATGCCTGTGGATTATGAGATGAATCGATCAGTGCATATTGTTCAACAAATTTGGGATGATGTCTCCGTTATTAATGTTTTTGAGGCTGCTGCTGAGATGAATGAGCATAAG attcatgttttggttgattCTATACCTGAAGTTGAAGATGCTTTCAGCCAATGTGGAAGCGATCATGAAGCTGTAGAGGATCTGCATGCTTTTTAG
- the LOC107606146 gene encoding multifunctional methyltransferase subunit TRM112-like protein At1g22270 codes for MRLLTHNMLSSNIKGVEKGFPLRIEAEKVVEKPVEMNADFLRKMFEKVEWKAFVEASRSMGYAQLPEEVDSGMLESDEFLSRFHHALLELHLEEGALVCPETGRRFPVNKGIPNMLLHEDEV; via the coding sequence ATGAGGCTGCTAACGCACAACATGCTATCGTCGAATATAAAGGGAGTGGAGAAGGGGTTTCCGCTTCGGATCGAGGCGGAGAAGGTAGTTGAGAAGCCGGTTGAGATGAACGCGGATTTTCTGCGGAAGATGTTTGAGAAGGTGGAGTGGAAGGCATTTGTGGAAGCTTCTAGAAGCATGGGGTACGCCCAGCTCCCGGAGGAGGTAGATTCCGGCATGCTTGAGTCGGACGAGTTCTTGAGTAGGTTCCACCACGCACTCCTCGAGCTCCACCTCGAAGAAGGCGCCCTCGTCTGTCCCGAGACCGGCCGCAGATTCCCCGTTAACAAGGGTATCCCTAACATGCTCCTCCATGAGGACGAGGTCTGA
- the LOC107606145 gene encoding probable mitochondrial adenine nucleotide transporter BTL3: MPLPQDLTPHQQSHCFLNFPSDFSSLTAPPPGGLFLEPATPDSFLRLLPAASIRAELNPSPPRRRLKAAVAASCFLSVSLPSAKLVVPNGDNGSDKETSSEEGVVEVQHKVRTVRGGNAVNNTTKHLWAGAVAAMVSRTCVAPLERLKLEYIVRGEKKNIVELVRKIATSQGLRGFWKGNLVNILRTAPFKAVNFCAYDTYRKQLLRFSGNEETTNFERFIAGAAAGITATIICLPLDTIRTKLVAPGGEALGGVIGAFQYMIRTEGFFSLYKGLVPSIISMAPSGAVFYGVYDILKSAYLHSPKGRKRIQNLHKQGKELSALDQLELGPVRTLLYGAIAGACAEAATYPFEVVRRQLQLQVQSTRLSSFATCAKIVEHGGIQALYAGLIPSLLQVLPSASISYFVYEFMKIVLKVE, translated from the exons ATGCCACTACCACAGGACCTCACTCCCCACCAACAATCCCACTGTTTCCTCAATTTCCCTTCCGATTTCTCTTCCCTCACCGCGCCACCGCCCGGGGGATTGTTCCTCGAACCCGCAACTCCAGATTCCTTCCTCCGCCTGCTTCCCGCCGCCTCGATTCGTGCCGAATTGAATCCCTCGCCGCCACGCCGGAGGCTTAAGGCGGCAGTAGCTGCTAGCTGCTTCTTGTCGGTGAGCTTGCCGAGTGCTAAACTCGTGGTGCCGAATGGGGACAACGGCTCCGACAAGGAGACAAGTTCGGAGGAGGGTGTTGTTGAGGTACAACACAAGGTTAGGACGGTACGAGGAGGCAATGCCGTCAACAACACCACTAAGCATCTATGGGCTGGTGCCGTAGCTGCCATGGTTTCTAG AACTTGTGTTGCTCCACTTGAAAGACTTAAGCTGGAGTATATAGTTCGCGGGGAGAAGAAGAATATCGTTGAGCTTGTGAGAAAGATAGCCACTTCTCAGGGTCTGAGGGGCTTTTGGAAGGGGAACCTTGTAAATATTCTGCGGACGGCTCCATTCAAGGCAGTGAATTTTTGTGCTTATGATACATATAGGAAGCAGCTCCTTAGATTCTCCGGAAATGAGGAAACTACCAATTTTGAGAGGTTTATTGCTGGTGCTGCTGCTGGAATTACTGCTACCATTATTTGCCTTCCACTTGACACA ATCCGGACCAAGTTGGTGGCACCTGGTGGGGAAGCTTTGGGTGGTGTTATTGGTGCTTTCCAATACATGATTCGGACTGAAGGCTTCTTTTCTCTCTACAAGGGTTTGGTACCGTCAATTATAAGTATGGCTCCTTCTGGTGCAGTTTTTTATGGTGTATATGATATACTCAAATCAGCTTATTTGCATTCACCCAAAGGAAGgaagcgaatccagaatttgcaCAAACAGGGTAAGGAATTGAGTGCATTGGATCAGCTTGAGTTAGGACCAGTAAGGACGCTGTTGTATGGTGCTATTGCCGGTGCTTGTGCAGAAGCTGCTACATATCCATTCGAAGTGGTAAGGAGGCAGCTTCAATTGCAAGTCCAGTCTACCCGTTTAAGTTCTTTTGCAACTTGTGCCAAAATAGTGGAACATGGAGGCATTCAAGCTCTGTATGCAGGACTTATTCCCAGCTTACTCCAG GTACTTCCTTCAGCATCAATCAGTTACTTTGTCTATGAGTTCATGAAGATTGTTCTCAAAGTGGAGTAG